The Trichomycterus rosablanca isolate fTriRos1 chromosome 19, fTriRos1.hap1, whole genome shotgun sequence region GTAAGTACCTTTCAAAATTGCTTGTGTAGTTTATATCAAGGATCTACAAGATGCAGAGAAGCTCCTGTGTCCCGAATTACACATTTTCTACTAAACAGTGAACTAAATTAATCACGATTTATGTGTAGTTCATGTGTAGTGAATATAGTTTggtttaaatatacagtatttctgccCTGCTCCATGTGCACCCTTAAAAATAAGTTTTGGATATTATACTCACATTTTTATgatgaattattaataaatatttactgtAAACGTGTTGTAAAGTAAATGTTGtacataaaataacacaaaaatgaaaatttCAGAACTTAATTAATCAAGTACTTTTTTAAGTATTAgtaataaacaaactttaattTATGTCTACAAGCATTACAGCTGTAACTGTTTCTGTAAGAGACATACAGTGCAtaatttatagatagatagatagacagacagacagacagacagacagacagacagacagacagacagacagacagacagacagacagacagattttggGATTTGGGAAATACAGAGTTATTTCAGAGAAGTCATCAGACCATACCAGACACGAGACCCCAGAGCTGCAATGGTGAAACACCTCAAGCTAGTTTTACATTGTTTAGCACCATGCTGATAAGCTAAACATTAGGACCTTACACCTAATATGCTGtccaaacagctctgacccgccAAGACGTTAACTTCATGAGGCTTCTAATCCTGTGATATCTAGTATCAGGTCATTACCAGCAGCTCCTTCAACTTCTGTATGTTCAGAGATggagtgcatcctggtgcatcTCTTCTGCGGGTGAACGATACACACATGCCCGACCATCCACATGATCTCAGAGAAATCGGCCTTCTTCCTatgctctgatgtccagttccgAAGCCTAGGTGCCCATTGTTCTTGCCACCtcacagccccatacacagaagggtttgattcTCTTAGTTTTAGTTGGTGGGAAAATGCAaggaaatgcattttaaaactgttttgtgTTATTCACTGTAAAGCAACAAACTGTCACAGAGGAAAAATGTCTTACTTGAGTCTTCAGTCCTTGATTACCCAAATAAACTTGTCATGGTGGTGCCAAAACCAATGAGGCAAGAATGACATGAGCGGCACTGCCAGGGGGCAATTTATTACTAGAGTTTTTTTACTAAATTGATAAACAAGCTATGTGTTTATAATTTATGTAACTGACCAACTGTCCAACTGACAGCATAATAACTGAACTGAATAAAATCTGCATCAAAACAATATGGGGATAGAAATGTCGAAGTAATTAAAAgagaatattttatattaaaatacacttaaataagcatttgtgtttttgtgttgccTGGCAGAACACTAATCATACTGGATTGAAAAAGATCATCAGGGTGGAATagtatgtaatgtaatgcatgtttaaatacattacatttaaaaaatgacacaagaacattgtatatttatttctttattttaaatcatgCACAAGAAGTTTAATTTCTGTATTATAGTGCATGAACGAATCAGGAGAGTGAGAGAGCTGGTACCACGGTTATCAATCAGTCACATTAAATCCATAAAACAATTTCCTTATGTTATAATGTGTAATGAGAAATAAAGTTTTGACATCTTCATTCACATCAAACATTTACAACAGCATCAGATTAAACAAGATCAGAGTTTAAGGAATTCAGGGTGACTTAAAACAATAGGACATAAACTGAAAGAACTGAAACAGTCATTCATTTCCATTACAATCATACATTTGAAAACGtgcatttattataattaccTTTTCATTCATATTTCCACATAAATTTAACTTTGGAGCAACTGGATGATGAAATTTAACAGATATTCAGTGATGACTAAATCCCCGATTGGTACCCGCACCAAAATGTCACCCTCAACCAACTGTCAACACATAAAAATGTTGAACTTGAGCTGATTCTGATTTTTCATACTCTTCTACTCTTCCTGGTGTGACAGGACGCACGTGGCTCACTTGTTTGTTCAGCTTGGTATATTGAGGAACATCCTGCCCAGCTTTGGCCACCATCTGAGCTCCCTCTCGGTTCGTATGCTCGTAGAGGACCCAGATTCCTCTCTGCACCCTGTGAGAAGATGCTGTATCATTGAAATCGACATCACTCAAGCAGGTCTCAGCGTTGAGGACGATACTGCGGCCCTGGTAGTTTGGAAGCTCGTACAGTGTGATCTTAGGATCTGACAGGTCATCGTTCACTATCTTCAGTgatgaaatcacatcatttacTGGCACATGACCATATTCTCCTTCCGCAAAGACGTACTCTTCGCCTTTGAAGTTGTTATCATGGAATGCCAGCCATGGTTTCCCGAACACCTTTACAGAGGAGATGATGTCATTAAAACCCTCATTAATTAGGTCAGGAACAGCTGAGGTGAACTCTTTGCTGCGGCCCTGAAAATTAATATGCTCGTAGACCACAATCTTGTTCATGGTGTCTGGAGGAGCTTGTCTGGCTGTCGATAGTGCAGAAAGAAATATGATGAGTCTGTAAAGAGGTTTGGTTCTTTATATACATGGAGAATTGCTCTGGGATAAGGTGTTGTGATGAAACCGGTGgcaataattcttttttttttttatttaactttttttatttctgtttgatTTTGGGGATTTGGAGTTTTCCACTTATTGGAATTTACACCCAGTGTTGCCTGCACTGCTCACCGAACCAGATTCTTAAGTTGCCTTTGATAATTTACTGCTTGTTTGAGCAAAAATCTACAATTTTATTCAGACTTCAGGGAGTTTGGTCCAAGATAAAAGTTGTTTTTACTGAAGATGaaacattcacatttacatacactatatgggcaaaagtatgtggacacctgttcaTGACCTCGTTGGATTTCTGATTCCATAACCAACTGTATTGATTATGGTTATAGATTTGCAGCTTTAAACAATATTAGGAAGTGTGTCTTGGATTTTTTGTGCCCATTCGatcataaacataaacatgtgTCTTGTGTTCCCTAATCTGTGTtcgtgttttattttgtatagtTTGTCTTGTTGTGTTCATGACTAGTTTCCCCTTTCTTGTCGTGTATTTTGCTTATTTGTTTTATCATTACACATCATTACAAACAAGGTCAGGCAGTAATGTTAAACCAGCGGACGTAGCTtagaatcaacattccaattcatccaaaaGGTGTTCGGTCGGGCCGAGGTTTAGAGTTTAAACTACCCAAACGTTCTGGACTGATTATTCTTGTCTTTATGAACTTTGTTCTCCGAGGTGCAATCATGCTGGAACCGGGACGAACCTTTCTCAGACTGTTGCCATGTAGTTAGAAGAACGTTATCTATTTTCTGTCTTTGATTTTATACACGTGTTAGGAATTGGTATGGccgaaacaccagaactcaataagcatgtgtgtccacaaacttttggccatataatgtaaacAACAATACTGCacacggccgctcaggtggcgcagcggtagaaacacatgctggaaacagagctgggatctcaaatacatcgtatcgaatctcagctcggcCTGtcagctaaggctgagcggccacatgaacaacgattggcctgttgttcagataggggcgggactaagtcggatggagtctctctctcatgactggtgccattacgacctctgctggctggttgatggcacctgcatagagatgagaaaagagtgctctcagggtgtctctccgtacacaacgctgagctgcactgcactcgtcaaagtgtaggtgataaaatgcatatggctgctgcccacgtgtcggagggggcgtgggttagcttcgttctcctcaatcagagtggggattggtggagaggaagcatgacgcaatcggccaattggacgcgctaaaagggagaaaaaggggagaacatgcataaacaaaaatatatttttttaaaaattcatgCACACAATGTTTGGCAATTTGTTTAGTTTACTTGGCTGAAGTAAAATGTTTATAGATGGACATACGCAAATGAGCCATGATGTTAAACAGTATTAGGTTCAGTAATTACTTAAATAGATTTaatattcaaatacatttatacaacatCCATAAATGTATACATCATCTAGGGTGGAATAGTAATGTAGTGCACAGTTaggacacaaacacatactttatttatttcttaattttaaaTCATGCACAAAAAGTTTGATTTCTGTATTATAGTGCATGAACAAATCAGGAGAGTGAGAGAGCTGGTACCACACTTATCAATCAATTACATTAAATCCATGAAAATGTTCATCCTTATGTGAcagaggatcattctcagcactgcagtgacactgacatggtggtggtgtgttagtgtgtgttgtgcaggtttgagtggatcagacacagcagcgctgctggagtttttaaataccgtgtccactcactgtccactattagacactcctacctagtcggtccaccttgtagatgtaaagtcagagacgatcgctcatctattgatgctgtttgagtcgctcatcttctagaccttcatcagtggtcataggacgctgcccacggggcgctgttggctggatatttttggttggtggactattctcagtccagcagtgacagtgaggtgtttaaaaactccatcagcgctgctgtgtctgatccacgcataccagcacaacacacactaacacaccaccaccatgtcagtgtcactgcagtgctgagaatgctccaCTACAACATAAGGATGAAAATTTTCATGGATTTAATGTGATTGATTGATAACTGTGGTACCAGCTCTCTCACTCTCCTGATTCGTTCGTTACATAAAATACTGAGATTATACATCATAGGTTAGCGTGTGAGTAAACTATGCAAAAAACGTTTTACAACTTTctatatttacattcacattttcggcatttagcagacgcttttatccaaagcgacttacagtagtgtgactctaagcaattgagggttaaaggccttgctcaagggcccaacagtgtcaacctggcagtggtgaggcttgaaccggcaaccttctgattactggaccagtacctttaccgctaggctacaactgccccatatatatttatattctacagtgtatcacaaaagtgagtacacccctcacatttctgcaaatatttcattatatcttttcatgggacaacactatagacatgaaacttggatataacttagagtagtcagtgtacagcttgtatagcagtgtagatttactgtcttctgaaaataactcaacacacagccattaatgtctaaatagctggcaacataagtgagtacaccccacagtgaacatgtccaaattgtgcccaaatgtgtcgttgtccctccctggtgtcatgtgtcaaggtcccaggtgtaaatggggagcagggctgttaaatttggtgttttgggtaaaattctctcatactggccactggatattcaacatggcacctcatggcaaagaactctctgaggatgtgagaaatagaattgttgctctccacaaagatggcctgggctatgagaagattgctaacaccctgaaactgagctacagcatggtggccaaggtcatacagcggttttccaggacaggttccactcggaacaggcttcgccagggtcgaccaaagaagttgagtccacgtgttcggcgtcatatccagaggttggctttaaaaaatagacacatgagtgctgccagcattgctgcagaggttgaagacgtgggaggtcagcctgtcagtgctcagaccatacgccgcacactgcattaactcggtctgcatggtcgtcatcccagaaggaagctgacgcacaagaaagcccgcaaacagtttgctgaagacaagcagtccaagaacatggattactggaatgccctgtggtctgacgagaccaagataaacttgtttggctcagatggtgtccagcatgtgtggcggcgccctggtgagaagtaccaagacaactgtatcttgcctacagtcaagcatggtggtggtagcatcatggtcttgggctgcatgagtgttgctggcactggggagctgcagttcattgagggaaacatgaattccaacatgtgctgtgacattctgaaacagagcatgatcccctcccttcgaaaactgggcctcatggcagttttccaacaggataacgaccccaaacacaacctccaagatgacaactgccttgctgaggaagctgaaggtaaaggtgatggactaaacccaattgagcacctgtggcgcatcctcaagtggaaggtggaggagttcaaggtgtctaacatccaccagctccgtgatgtcatcatggaggagtggaagaggattccagtagcaacctgtgcagctctggtgaattccatgcccaggagggttaaggcagtgctggataataatggtggtcacacaaaatattgacactttgggcacaatttggacatgttcactgtggggtgtactcacttatgttgccagccatttagacattgatggctgtgtgttgagttattttcagaagacagtaaatctacactgctatacaagttgtacactgactactctaacttatatccaagtttttttttctatagtgttgtcccatgaaaagatataataaaataatttcagaaatgtgaggggtgtactcacttttgtgatacactgtatatatattgactttttatttgcagtttttcctttatttgcttaccttttatttttgttctacCCTGGCAGGTATAATTGATGGCATGTCTGAAGGTGTGagctttatttgtaaatttaccACAGGGTTCCTGATAGCAATGCACCTCTTTGATCTGAAGTTGCTCTTAAGTTTTAAAGACTGGGGGCGAAAGGTGGGGTGTGGTTCAAATGAGATTGTGAACAGGAGGGAGAAGATTGAGAAATTACTCTTTccagtaaatattaataattattttattactcaacatattaatacataataattatgtaaaataaaaattaaattaaaattaaaattaaaacttattaaaaataaaataatatacagaAAAATGAAAGATATTATGTGCTTATCAACATTAGACAGATTACTGAAAAAAGCAGTTGTAAAATTGTATACACATTTTATAGATTTGAGGCTAGATGTAGATCATGTAGTAAACAATTATTGTACTAGACTGATAACTGTAATTGTGAATCAAATCTGGGAACACTACTCAGTTTAAAATACACGACTCGAAATATACTCGACAACTGATCgtgaaaatgtagttaaattgaaaagtaaaaaaaaatatgaaactaAGTATAAGCGATTAGAACTTCCATGTCACCTgatacatgtatgtatgtatgtacatacaccaatcagccataacattaaaaccacctgcttgtttctacactcactgtccatgttatgagctccacttaccatatagaagcactttgtagttctacaattactgactgtagtccatctgtttctctgcatgctttgttaccccctttcatgctgttcttcaatggtcaggacccccacaggaccaccacagagcaggtattatttaggtggtggatcattctcagcactgcagtgacactgacatggtggtggtgtgttagtgtgtgttgtgctgatatgagtggatcagacacagcagcactgctggagtttttaaacacctcactgtcactgctggactgagaatagtccaccaacgaaaaatgtccagccaacagcgccccgtgggcagcgtcctgtgaccactgatgaaggtctagaagatgaccgactcaaacagcagcaatagatgagcgatagtctctgactttacatctacaaggtggaccaactagttaggagtggacagtgagtggacacggtatttaaaaactccagcagcactgctgtgtctgatccactcaaaccagcacaacacacactaacacaccaccaccatgtcagtgtcactgcagtgctgagaatgatccaccacccaattaatacctgctctgtgggggtcctgaccattgaagaacagggtgaaagcaggctaaaaaagtatgtagagaaacagatggactacagtcagtaattgtagaactacaaagtgcttctatatggtaagtggagccgataaaatggactgtgagtgtagaaacaaggaggtggttttaatgttatggctgatcggtgtatgtatgtacatatatttggtatatttttaaagaattgaaTTACCAAAAATATAATATTTCATTTCATGTAATATGATGATTACTAAGATTACTAAgatgtatattataataaagaTGTTTATATATAGAAGAGTGCTATAAGCAATGGTGCCGCCCATCATTTGCCACTGCCAGACGAAAGCTGTTTCCACCCAGACTTCTTGAAAAGTGTCACACAGATGTTAAAAACATTGACTATGAGGTACTGTGAAAAAACACCCAACAACTTTTGtgttggtaataataataatacattttatttatgggcgCCTTTCAAAACACTTAAGGACACCTTACAAATACTTAATAGTTTAAACAtcagtacataattaattacacagattaagggaaggcaattttaataaaagtacgtTTTAAGGCGTGTTTTGAAGCTAGGTAAAGAATCAAATGGTGCAAatgtcaggagggagagagttccagaAATGTGGGGCAGAGTAGCTAAAAGCTCCAGCCCCCATAGTAGACAGACGGACCAAAGGAATAGATGATTGGAAGGCAGAAGAAGATCTTAAGAGTACGACAAGGAGTTTAGACATGGAGAAGATCAGAGACATGGAGGTGCTAAATTGTGGAGAGCTTTAAACGTAAGGTGGAGTATTTTGAAATTGATGTGATACTGGACAGGAAGTCAGTGAAGCTGCTCGGTGGTGTCTAAATCTAGCCCTATAGACAACTCCCAGCCATAATgcttaaaaatgttgtttgtgtaaaaaatacatttgtggTGCTACTGATACAGCTCTGCTACCGATTGACTGGGATTATCAGTGCCTGCACAATCCAGGTAATGAAcaaaatcagtaataataacaacgtccaaatacaaaacacagtttggactgcatgtgtgtgtgtgtgtgtgtgtgtgtgtgtgtgtgtgtgtgtgtgtgtgtgtgtgtgtgtgtgtgtgtgtgtgtgtgtgtgtgagttttgaGTAATGGCGACCTCTAGCGGACAGGTGAAGAAATGTTAACCGCAATACCATTAAAAAAGACCTGTGTCTAAGCGTTTCTTTATTCAGGGTTTAACttggcaaaataaaaatataataaatgaaagGTAAACCtcattttcttataaagtctaaCAGTAGGCATTTgtttactgtatacacacacacacacacacacacacacacacacacacacacacacacacacacacacacacacacacacacacacacacacacacacacacacacacacacacacacacacacacacacacacacacacacacacacacacacacacacacacacacacacacacacacacacacacacacacacacacacacatatatatgcaGTGAtaacttagtggttaaggtactggactagtaaacagaaggttgctggttcaagccccacctccaccacgttgcccttaaccctcaattgctcattgtgttcagctcattgtgtaagtcgctttggctaaaagtgtccgctaaatgctgaaaatgtaaatgaaaaatacattgttagattaataaatatggaatatacaaaaataaataaataaaacagcggGAGTAGAAGAATCACCTGGTTAACAATCTTCATATGCTTCTAACTAAtggttctttatttatttaaattatttaagaatTACTGATTAATCAGTAAAATTATCATTACTGAGCTTCACTTGTACTCTTtttatagggcggcacggtggctcggtgggtagcactgtccgcCTCACagctagggtggccagattcatagtaacaaaaaggaggacatcacaccccaaaaagccggacattaCACCAAAAAGACGGAcgtcatattaggaacagggggacatgatactgcaacacacagaatgaatccagaacccatataacagagtttttgaccaatttaagcaagaattctatatcaaattactgttttactcactaaatgttgtgtctactttttatatttaagtccgttcctcgctgcctccaaaagtttactttttggcattttcaccgcgttcctgatcatgagagctgagtgattgactcaggtagcgcggtgtttacaggacagagagggcgggcgaaattcaaccacccaatcacagactagcatttagagggcggaccttctccgattggccagtggtagctctataaggagtcaaatgaggctattaaaccaatgaaatacaaagcatttgttctgacatgtacctgagccaatggtaaataatattaatcaaaaatgaaaccagttcactccaaaaggaggatttttaagtgtccgtcctagcgttgcgtgaatggaggactggcagctgaaaagccggactgtccgacctaaaaaccggacgtctggccaccctgacgtgcaagtgaggtgaattggagacactaaattgtccatgactgtgttcgatataaccttgtgaactgatgaatcttgtgtgatgagtaactaccgttcctgtcatgaatgtaaccaaagtgtaaatagatgacatgacgttaaaatcctaataaacaaacaaacaaacaaactcttttTATAAATAGCCGAACAGTCGTTGTATTACGGTAGCAATGAGATTAGCTTGCTCTGTAATAGTAATCATTACGGTAAATGTTGTCTCTTCGCTTATGTGTCCGGAAGTGTTCTGTAGTTTGGTCAAATCCCAAATATCAGGTTAATATACTTCGAAGTGCACTAGGTAGGGATTACAATGACGTCACAGATGTGAAAACAGCTTGTGTAGTGGTAGTGTTCCAGGAGCTATTTGGGACAGGGCCGATGACTGTGATGCTGTACAGTTAATGACGGAGGGGACAGGGGGAACCGGGACCTAGTGATGGCAAAATGAAGCCTCATGAACCAATGGGGCTTTCCAGTCCAAAGATTCGCCAAAAGGTTCATTACTCGAAGCCTCATGAACTGTTCTCACTAGTGACACCTGCTGTTAAAAGAGAAATATGACAATCTACAGTAATCTGAGCCAGAGTATCTTTGAATGTCTATATAGGAAATCAACCATCTTTGCCAATCTGTATCAATGAATATAAAAGGTTGTTTGCTAGGAAATATTATTAGGTATTAAGTGATGataaacacttaaaataaatacaacaatgatgacactgacactgaatgtaaatgtgcttattaaACTGGGAGTGCAAGAGTGCTTTATGAATGATGTGTTTACTGAACTTTGAGTGAAGGACAGTAAACTACGACAAAGAAGTATGGAGAAGGGACAAATTCaacttattgatttttatttaaaaacataagctTTTTAACAGTGTTGGGGTTTAGGCGATTcctttttttggatacaatctccCCAGCCTTAGAGAATACCCTTTCACATGGCACTGAGGAGGCTGGAATGCATAAAAACGTTTGTGCCAACTTATATAAATGtggatatatatatttatgtttgctCCAGTACATGAGTGGATATTCTTGTCTGGGCAGGTTTACTTCAGATAAGTATCTGTCAACTTCAATGGTTGCATCAATATAGATGTATGTAGATAATATAGATGTATATAAATGATAATACagatgtatattaataataatataggtaATTAAGAtatataatactatatatatatatatatatatatatatatatacagtgtatcacaaaagtgagtacacccctcacatttctgcaaatattttattatatcttttcatgggacaacactatagaaataaaacttggatataacttagagtagtcagtgtacagcttgtatagcagtgtagatttactgtcttctgaaaataactcaacacacagccattaatgtctaaatagctggcaacataagtgagtacaccccacagtgaacatgtccaaattgtgcccaaatgtgtcgttgtccctccctggtgtcatgtgtcaaggtcccaggtgtaaatggggagcagggctgttaaatttggtgttttgggtacaattctctcatactggccactggatattcaacatggcacctcatggcatagaactctctgaggatgtgagaaatagaattgttgctctccacaaagatggcctgggctataagaagattgctaacaccttgaaactgagctacagcacggtggccaaggtcatacagcggttttccaggacaggttccactcggaacaggcttcgccagggtcgaccaaagaagttgagtccacgtgttcggcgtcatatccagaggttggctttaaaaaatagacacatgagtgctgccagcattgctgcagaggttgaagacgtgggaggtcagcctgtcagtgctcagaccatacgccgcacactgcatcaactcggtctgcatggtcgtcatcccagaaggaagctgacgcacaagaaagccagcaaacagtttgctgaagacaagcagtccaagaacatggattactggaatgccctgtggtctgacgagaccaagataaacttgtttggctcagatggtgtccagcatgtgtggtggcgccctggtgagaagtaccaagacaactgtatcttgcctacagtcaagcatggtggtggtagcatcatggtcttgggctgcatgagtgttgctggcactggggagctgcagttcattgagggaaacatgaattccaacatgtactgtgacattctgaaacagagcatgatcccctcccttcgaaaactgggcctcatggcagttttccaacaggataacgaccccaaacacaacctccaagatgacaactgccttgctgaggaagctgaaggtaaaggtgatggactaaacccaattgagcacctgtggcgcatcctcaagtggaaggtggaggagttcaaggtgtctaacatccaccagctccgtgatgtcatcatggaggagtggaagaggattcca contains the following coding sequences:
- the LOC134333769 gene encoding epidermal differentiation-specific protein-like is translated as MNKIVVYEHINFQGRSKEFTSAVPDLINEGFNDIISSVKVFGKPWLAFHDNNFKGEEYVFAEGEYGHVPVNDVISSLKIVNDDLSDPKITLYELPNYQGRSIVLNAETCLSDVDFNDTASSHRVQRGIWVLYEHTNREGAQMVAKAGQDVPQYTKLNKQVSHVRPVTPGRVEEYEKSESAQVQHFYVLTVG